A stretch of the Methanobacterium veterum genome encodes the following:
- a CDS encoding EhaE family protein, with the protein MLDIYIWFYTGCALVILGSIATVIGPGVKDPIVRTLNTEIAAVGVSMILLTYNHTIALLTFVAATVIMTMILLRAIVRLEEMGAKV; encoded by the coding sequence TTGCTTGATATTTATATATGGTTTTATACAGGCTGTGCACTGGTAATACTGGGCAGTATTGCAACAGTTATTGGTCCTGGGGTTAAAGACCCAATAGTAAGGACATTAAATACAGAAATAGCTGCAGTGGGAGTTTCAATGATACTTTTAACTTACAATCATACTATAGCACTTCTCACATTCGTTGCAGCAACTGTTATAATGACTATGATCCTTTTGAGGGCAATTGTAAGGCTGGAAGAAATGGGGGCTAAGGTATGA